TTCTTTTTTTTGAATCGACTCCTTCAAGACACTTGGTCTGCATGATAGCAAGACAATCCCCAGAAACTCTGGTTTTTGTCCAAGTTACCAGCAAGCAAACAAATAAAGACAAACAGATACGTCTAGGCCCAGCAAATTTATTTGAGCAGTAATATGGTGTACACATATTTTGTAAAAAATATTTGTACATAATAACATGAAATTTGATTTGGGGTGTTTTAACTGGGTTTGTTGATATAAATGCAGATGCCTATTTTAAATAAAACACAGTACATGTAAAAAAATTTGTACATCATCAATACACCAAACATTTTTCAATTTATTATCAATTTATTATGCACATTAGGGTGTGACGCACCATTATTTTGAACGAGTAGTTTTTTTAATTTAGTGTTATGCATACATGTTGATATTTTATTTGCTGTGAGCTTCTTTATTTTCACTCTAAAAAGTTTGATTATATTCGTGCTTTGGTGCTTTGATGATTAGAAGTAATAAAAGCTTTAATATTTTTGAGTAAATAATGAGTTCTATAAGTAATTTTAGTGTGGTTTCTATAATCTTATAAATAATAAGATAATTTGGTTATATCAACTTCATCAGTAATACATATATCTGCTCTAAATTATTGTAACTACAAACATTTAAACTTTATTTATGAATATAAGAGGAAAAAATAAGTGTGAAAAAAGAGAAATTGTTTAGCTTATTAACAAAAATGAGATAATGTAGAAGAATAAGGAATATGATAAAGCTAAATTTAGAGATATAACTAATAAGTATCTTATTTTGAATAGAATATTAATCAGACTAATATTTTCTTTTTGCGTAATAATCAGATAAGCATTTGACACCGCAACAAATTTTTTAGTCGGTGACTCACCATACTCCAATTTCTTGATCAGCCACTCACTATGCAGGTACCTCTGAATTCTGATACTAGATGCAGAACTCAGTCATCTGCTTGTCTCCAGAAACAGATTCGAAAGCagtttatattaatattatttgGTAGCTTTGTAAActtagttttaattatttttaagttGTTATATTGTTTGTTCAATTGGTGTCAACGTACGACCGTCAATCTTggattcaaaaatatttttgtgATAGTTTTCTATATGGCTTCTTGTATGACTTTTGAAGAGAGGCTTATTCATTAATGTTATATTTAGGTATACATTTCTCTTACTATCCGAGGCTTTAAACTGtgaaaaaagaaaaagatacATAGAAATTTCGAAGCACATCTTCCATGAGCATTCACTGGTTATGAACGAGACTCACTGATACTTACTATCTAGATCATTTGTTATCATTGCAGCCTCTGTGTTATCATTGCAGCCTCTGTCACTGGAGACACTGATACTAAAGTTAGTGGCGTAGATAATAAATTATGTGCTAAAATATTACTACATCCATATATTCGACCTTCAACCAAATTTACCAAATCCGAAGTGTTTCTTCAGCTCCAATTAAATTATTCCTCTTTTGAAAGCTATCTTCGTCTATGAAGACATCGACGATGTTCAAACTTGAGACATAAAGACAGACATAAATTTTTGGTTTTTCGTTATAGTGATTGTGGTCTTATATTTCATCTTGACACCTGCTAATTAAAATCACGTCATTGCTAAACATTTTAAGTTCTCAATCATGTTGAACACTATCAATAGTTGTGCACGTGATGATCCAGTAGATTTCTGATTGTGTTTCAGTCTTCCAGAAAATAACTTTCTTATATTCATCAAAAGTTTTACTGCAAAGAACTTGAACTATTGGTATTGACATAAACATATCACTGTATGGGAAGATTAAGAGCATCCTATACAACTGTCGAGGGTATCAAAAGAGGATCATCTAGAAGTTTTAATTCATAACTTTAATTCTCATCAGAGGATATAAGTTGTGAAAGCAGTTGCCTGGCTTCAACTTAATTTTCTGCCAAACTGCTGCCTACTCTTCAACAGATTACCCACTGTTTTAGTTGTTTTCCCTCCATTTCCGAGTTTCTAATCTGACATTTTTCTTTGCGACTGCGTGCATTTGTAGAGATTTAAGTGTTACTTTCTTTTTTATTGTCCGGCGTTTTAGCTATTTCTATTtcaaattttacaatttttttgGAAAGTTGTTATTCTCTTCATGACTGACTAGAATTGCCTAGGCATTTCGCTTGATTCTCAGTTCATAACACTTCAAAGTTTTTAGTCCTTTTACTCAATTTTCTCATGACAATTTGCGATTTGCACAACTATCTCACAGACGACTACCTCTGAAGGATAAAATCTAACAAGTGCATGTATGTTTAATTGTTTATGAATAAACTCTAACAATACTGTTAAAAATCATCCTAGAAAAGAGTACAAACCTCACAAAACTGCCAGAGTTTCAGCCCTGGGGATGGAGCCTTTTTAGGAACTATGTAATTCTGAAAACAGGAAAACAAAAACGCAGAGAACCAAACTAGCATGAAACTAAATTGTGCATAAAACATGTATACACGACATTGTGGTAAATTGTTGTCTATCATGTTTATGCTGTTACTGCAACTTATGATCAGTTCCTTCAGAGTTCCAGACTACATCTTTTAAAGAAGGCCTCAAATCTTGGTTGTAAAATTTAAGATATTCCATTGTATCACCAGCTTTTTTGGTCACCTCAACTACATGAAAAGATGGCGTTACTTCGAATATTTCTGCATCAATTGATAGCTGCCCTTTTCTTCCTTCCTTACTTCCTTGCATTTCCACCTtcccgtctttcttcttaaccTTAAAATTTTCTGTCATAGCGACTTTTTCCAACTTTGATACTATTGATGATGCAGATTCTAATGAAGTGAACCGGGATGGTGATCTTTCAATCTTATCATTCTCAAATAATCCTGATAAATCGAACCCTGGTGAGAGTGATATAAGATCAAAAGCATTCAATGTTGTCGGCGTCATGGAAGAACTTGTTGAAGCTTCCTCTTTATTTCCATGGGAATCCAACTCAATGATACCTGGAAAATCAAGAACGCTGCATGGTGTGCTACTACTAGGCATATTACAATCAATTTTCGAAATAGGAAGGGGTTTAAATCCTTTTTTGAACCAAGAGTTTGCCATCAGTTTTTCCAACGTGATACGTGTGATTGGATCAGGATCAAGAATTCTTGATAGAAGCTTTCGGACTTCAAGAGGGAACCATTGTGGACATCTAAATTCGCCTTTGCAAATCTTTCTGTACATTTCCATTAGATTTTTATCTGTGAAAGGAAGATAACCTGCTAGTAAAACAAAAAGAATGACACCACAGGACCAAATATCAGCCTTTTCCCCGTCATAACCTCTCTTGTTAATCACCTCAGGTGCAACATAAGCTGGTGTTCCACAAGTTGTGTGCAGCTTTCCATCTTGTCTTTTTGACTCGATCAATGCACTCAATCCAAAATCCGAAACTTTCAAATTACCATCTTCATCAAGAAGGAGATTCTCGGGCTTTAGATCACGATGATACACACCTCTGCTATGACAGAAATCAACTGCAGCAATTAATTGTTGAAAATACTTTCGTGCAGCATCTTCTTTAAGCCTGCCTTTGGCAATTTTATTGAAAAGTTCTCCACCTTTGACATACTCCATTgcaaaataaatcttgtttttgCTAGCCATGACCTCAAATAGCTGAACCACGTTCGGATGTTTTACAAGCCTCATAACAGAGATTTCTCGCTTAATTTGATCCGTTAACCCAATCTTGAGGACTTTCTCTTTGTCAATGATCTTCACAGCAACGTTCTGGCCATTTTTGAGGTTCCGAGCATGGTAGACCTTGGCGAATGTCCCTTGGCCTAACAATTTTCCAAGCTCATATTTGTGCAATAACATTGTCCCTTTTTTCTCCATTTCTGATAACAATCTAACAACGGAGAAACAAAATGACAATTATGTTTTACTTCGTATGATACAACTGCATAGCAGTTTGGAAATTACAAGGAAGAATAAAGAAGGAAGAGGGCTATTGCCCCGAGAAAGCAGTGATCAAAATATCCCTGTGACAAAGATCAAGTTGTATAAAAAAATTATGTGTAAATGAAAACAAAATCCGTCATGGTCTCTTCCAAATAATTTAGAAACTAAGGCTCATCAGTCATCACCTTGTATATTTTTGGGCTATATATAGTAAAACATTGGTTGAGGTAAACAAACCAATTTCAAGTACACagataaattttaatattttgtgGAGTATATTAGTCCCGTTTAATAGCAGGGAAATTAGTTCCACAATTAAACTGATTTAGAAATTATTACATTTCAAGCTgatttgtttcatatttttttgGTTTCCAACCAAGTCTTCGAAGCAAATGCTTGTAAAAACTGCCCAAACATGGATAGAATTAGAAGAAAGATGAGAAATATGTGGCAGAGAAATGTGTGGAGTTTGAGCTTTAATGAAACTGAAAAATATACTACATATGCACACACAGATACACGTgaatcacaaattttttcaatctCAGATAGCAGACGTCCCATATTAAGTCCACAACATCTTAACATCACCTCTCCCCACAATTTATATTTAGTGGCTTATATTTACATAACCATATTTTGTATCAGTATATCACTCTCATATCTGATAAACAAATCAGGTTCAGTGGTGTTTCTTCTTTACAAGTGGGATACTTATTAGCAAATTACTGTCTTTCTCCTAACTTATGTTATAGCAAGTGAAGTGCGATTCTTTCTGCCGTATAATATGTAATACCTTGCTCTCGAGTTTTAAATAAGATGAAAGACATATTTAGAAAAAAAGGAGAGCAGAACAACATGATCATTTAGTCCCAATTTCAGGATATATCGAGATACTTTTATCGAGATGCATGAAAATTTCCAATATGGGTTACCACAATTCGTCAATCGTCAACTTCTTCAGGATGTGATACTGTGTTTCATTTTTCTCGATCAAATTGTTCATTTTTTTAGCTGTTAAGAAATATACAGCTAAAGAATCCATGGTGTGTAACAACCATTAGAAATCCTACCTGATTAACATTTTCTATAGAAAGTAGAGAAAGGCGATCTAAAAACTATGTACTTGGTATAGCAGTGATACATGTTACTACATGAACAGTCCCAAAATTTAGATGCTTCGGCTGACAAAATCTCTAGCTCAGCCCTCCAAATGGGAGAGAGTCTTGGATTAGCTGCATATGCTGATACTCTGATAACTTCTCGCAGCTTATATATACCTGCCTTTACTCAGTGAACCATATAAAATGGAGAATCCTGAAAAATCATTGTTTTTATCATAGAATCTCATCATAAattgtaaatttttattttaaaaaatataaaattcgatgctaatttagaatataaatataataaaaaaaattaacaattaaaatttgataaaattacttgattttaaatttgattctacagtgaaataatttttaataagtgTGATTATACTGTGATTCTGCTATACAACTAATTTAAACgtttttaatgattttttaaataaaaaattgtgtaacttcaatttttaacttgataattaaaatttttaactatatataataaaaaataaaataaattatattttttttattttttaaataatgatTGTCCACGGTACTCTATGGAGTGCTATATATATCTTCCTTTACGGTCAATCTCTTCCTCAGATCCTGTTGGATGCATTCTTGGACGTCATCACAGATAATTTCAAGCTCGTCATTTTTGAAGGACTTCAAAGTATGATCAATCAATTTGTTAAACTTTCCTCTATCTTTTCGATACTCAGATGCCTGAAAAGATTCATTTACATAGATTAGTTACAAGTATAAGCACGGTTTTAAGAGTTATACTATATGTGTGTGTGAATTGTAATATTGATTTACCCAGTTCACAAGGTCCCCTTGTTCTTTGGAATAAGAGAGCCTCCCTGATACCATCTCCAGCAGCAAAACTCCGAAACTGTAAACATCTGTTTCAATATCCACAAGAGGTGGTAGATCACAATGATTTGATTCATTTTCTGTCAACACCCTTGATTTGTGTCGAAGTTcatttcaaaaatcaatttcaGCAATCTGATGTAAAAGGAAGAACCAAAATGAATATAAACTTTGAAATTCATGCTACTACATGTTATTATTTGTCAGTGCATGAATAATATTTTTTCGAATACAAGCAAAAACCTTACTTTTGCAGCATAATTATCTTCACTTAAAAAGATCGTGTCTGATTTTAGGTTGGAATGTGGCGCCATTGGGGGCTTAAGGCCATGCATTTATTATAGGCAGCAAGTTGTTCCCATTATGATCCTCACCCTTGCATTCCAATCGAGATGTTCAAGTTCCTTCACAGAGAAAATAAAACATTAAATAGGCATATCTCTAAAAATCGTGATAGTCCATCAATTAGTATTAATATCAGTGTAAATAATCTAATACTTACTGCGCAGAAGCTAAAATAGTTCTCCATTAATTAGCTGCAAACTCAAAAGCCATCATCCTAAGAAAAGGTTTATCCTCTTCACCGTAACCAATAAGGTTGACAAAGTTCTTGTGGTTTATCCGGGAGAGTGAATCAATCTAAAGATGTGGCAAAGAAAGTAATGTTATACATGGAAATTTAGGCATGACAGAAGGAGTTCACATCGTTGACATGATGGCATGTCAGGATTGGAAGGAAAAACAGACGTCCTGGACCACATCATCAGAAGAAGCAAACACCTGAGAACAAGACTCAGTCCAGCGATTTCCGAGTTAATAGGAGAAAGACGAGGGATATACATTCACATTATCAGCATCCACAATTCAAATAAGAGAAAAAAGAGGGGAGTTGGAGAGAAAGAAGGAACAACCAAGGAGATAAAGCTAAGCTAGAGGAGGGAGAGGAGAACAATTCAATGAACACTAAAAAAACATAGCAACAACATTCAATCTTCCACAGCAGCACCAACTCGAGCTCATTGAAGAAGACAGCAAACACATACAAACACAGAACCCGAAACCTAAACTTGTAAACACATGTAGAAACATTGGACATGGGAATTATATTTGTTCATTTACGTTAGTTTAATCTCCTTCTAATCTTGTTCTTACATATAGTGTGTCATATTTTAGGTTGGTTACACAATCCCACCCGCGGTTTTTTTCCATTCTTGGTTTTCCGCGTCACCAATTTCTCATGTCTTGCACATTTACTTTGCTTTTGTTTATGTTCATAATCACATAGCCTAAGCATTTAACCACACCGATTTTGGTCAAAAcaattggcgccgtctgtggaaaaCTTGCTAAGGATTTGATTGACACATTACGATGGCAAACGACGGAGAACAAGTTACAAACCAGGAGGGTGAAGCTGAAAACAACAAAAAAAATGGCTGC
This genomic interval from Apium graveolens cultivar Ventura chromosome 8, ASM990537v1, whole genome shotgun sequence contains the following:
- the LOC141678607 gene encoding CBL-interacting protein kinase 5-like, whose product is MEKKGTMLLHKYELGKLLGQGTFAKVYHARNLKNGQNVAVKIIDKEKVLKIGLTDQIKREISVMRLVKHPNVVQLFEVMASKNKIYFAMEYVKGGELFNKIAKGRLKEDAARKYFQQLIAAVDFCHSRGVYHRDLKPENLLLDEDGNLKVSDFGLSALIESKRQDGKLHTTCGTPAYVAPEVINKRGYDGEKADIWSCGVILFVLLAGYLPFTDKNLMEMYRKICKGEFRCPQWFPLEVRKLLSRILDPDPITRITLEKLMANSWFKKGFKPLPISKIDCNMPSSSTPCSVLDFPGIIELDSHGNKEEASTSSSMTPTTLNAFDLISLSPGFDLSGLFENDKIERSPSRFTSLESASSIVSKLEKVAMTENFKVKKKDGKVEMQGSKEGRKGQLSIDAEIFEVTPSFHVVEVTKKAGDTMEYLKFYNQDLRPSLKDVVWNSEGTDHKLQ